From Veillonellales bacterium:
CATCAGGCCAACGCCGCTGCCGACTGTCAGCACTCCAAGAGCCGCCGCCAGCAGCATTGGCGGCCAAAGCGGCAGCAGAATCGAAAACAATTGTTTCATCGCTTTCATATACTAATCCCTCCCGCCGATACCATTGCGGCATAACGGCCTCCGGCTGAAACCAACTCAGCATGACTGCCCGATTCCGTCAGACAGCCGTTTTCCAAAACACAAATCCGGTCGGCGCTCCGTATAGTAACCAGCCGGTGGGCAATCATCAATACCGTCCTGCCGGCCATTAATTGTTCCAGGCTCCGGCGAATATCCATTTCCCCTTGAGGATCCAAAGCTGTTGTGGCTTCATCCAATACCAGCAGCGGCGCATCCCGCAAAAAGGCTCTGGCAAACGCCAGCCGCTGAATTTCTCCGCCGCTTAGGGGCAAACCGCCGTCGCCGATGATCGTATCAAAACCCTGAGGCAGCTGATCAATAAACTCAGCCGCCCGCGCCGCCCGCGCCGCTGTCAATACCTCATCGCTCCCCGCCGTCCGCAGGCCCAGCCTAATATTGTCCGCCACCGTACCCCGGAATACATAAGGAAACTGAGGAACAAAAGCCACCTGCCGCAGCCAGTCTTCGGGGCGGATCTCCAGCAGCGGTATTCCGTTAACCAAGATTCTGCCGGCCGTAGGCTGAATAAACCCCAGCAGCAAGTGGGCAGCCGTCGTTTTTCCCGCCCCATTAGGGCCCACCAGCGCGACCTTCGCCCCCGGCTCCAAGCGAAAAGAAAGCTCCCGCAGAACAGGCAGCTCCTGTTGCGAATAAGAAAAGCAAACCTGCTGAAAAACAACGCTGATCTGCTGCTGACGGGACAAAGCTTTCATCCCGCCAGCCGGTCTGTCAGCCTTTTGTTCCAGCAGCCGGAAAATATCCTCAGCCGCTGCCTTTCCCGCCATACCGGCATGAAAGTGGTTTCCCAGCAGCCGGATGGGCAAATAAAATTCCGGCGCCAGCAGCAGCAGAAAAAAAGCCTGAACAAATTCCAACCTGCCATACAGCAGCTTCAAGCCCACAGTCACCGCCACCAGAGCAATACTCATTGTCGATAACAGTTCCAGCACCATACCGGAAAGGAAAGCAATGCGCAGCACTCCCAAAGTCGTATCCCGGAACCGGTCGCTAACCCGGGCAATCACCTGAATCTGTTCCAAGCTGCGGCCAAACAGCTTCAGTGTCGTCAGCCCTTGCACTACATCGAGAAAATGAGCGTTCAGCCGGGACAGCGTCTGCCACTGCCGCTGATTCTTCCCAGCGGCGGCTTTGCCGATCAAAATCATAAACAGCGGAATCAGCGGCGCCGACAGCAGCAGCAGCAGCCCGCTGGAAAGGTCCACCGGAAACGCTGCCGTCAAAATAATAACCGGAACCACTACCGCTGTTGCCAGCTGGGGAAAATAACGGGCAAAATAGGGTTCTAAATTATCCACCCCCTGGGTCAGCAAATTCACCAGCTTCCCCGTTTCCACCGCTGCCAGCCGTACCGGTCCCAACGCAAACATCTGCTGCACCAGCCGCTGCCGGATATCATCCTGTACCGCCGCGGCAAGGGAATGGGACAGAACCCCGGCCGCCCACGCCACTGCCCCCCGCAGCAGAATGACGCCCAGCAATCCCTGCAGCCAGGGCCAGACCGCATCCAAGGCCATTCCCGCCAAAAAGACCCCATTTATAATCTTTGCCAGAAAATCAGCCTGCAAAACAGCCAGCACTCCGCCGGCTGCACCAAGGCCCAGCACCGTCGGTAAATTTTTCTTGTCTCTGAGCAGGCCCAGCAGTCTTTTATCAATCATAAACTCCTCCCTGAACTGGGAACGGGGTGAGCAAAGCCCACCCCGTAACCGGTTGAAACGTGAATCCGGCTGCTAGTATTCCAAATCTTTGGCAGTAACCCGTTTACGGAACACCCAATAAGTCCAGCCCTGATAAAGAAGAATGACCGGAACCAGAATCAGTGCGGCTATCGTCATGATTTTTAAAGTATACGGAGTAGAAGCAGCATTGTAAATAGTCAGGCTCCACTCCGGATTCAAACTGGATACCATCAGCCGGGGAAACAAGCCCCAGAAAAAGGCAGCCGTTGTCAAAGCCACCGATAAACTGTTTAAGACGAACGCCAGACCAAACCGGCGCCCATACACGAAACAATAAGCAAAGACAAAAGCCAGAACAGCCGCCAATAAACTGACTGCAGCGCCGCTGTTTCTAAACAAGCCGGTATTCGTATATGTCAGTCCCACCAGTCCCAAAAATACGACAGCGGCAGCCACGCCAACCGCCAGCGCTATTTTGCGGGCCCGTTCCATCAAATTCCCCTTCTCCACCTTCAAGGTCAGAAATAGGGAGCCATGGAACGTAAACACCAGTAAAAACGCCAGACCACCCACAACGGTATATAAACTGAGCAAGTCAAAGAAAGTTCCCACATACTGCATTTTATCATTAATAGGGACCCCTTGGATTAAATTAGTCACTGCAACACCCCAAAGGAGAGCCGGCAGAAAGCTGCCGATAAAAATCATCCCATCCCAGGTTGATCGCCAGCCCGGGCTTTCATCCCTGCTGCGAAATTCGAAAGCCGCCCCCCGTACAATCAAGCCCAGCAGCAGCAAAAACAAAGCAAGATAAAAACCGCTGAATAACGTGGCATATGCCGAGGGAAAAGCGGCAAACAACGCACCGCCGGCCGTAATCATCCAGACTTCATTGCCGTCCCAGACCGGCCCGATGGTTTGAATCAGCATTCGCCGTTCCGTATCATTTTTTCCTAAAAAGGGCAGCAGAATTCCTACGCCATAGTCAAACCCCTCCAGAAAGAAAAACCCGACAAACAGAACCGTTATCAGAATAAACCATAGGACATTCAGCTCCATAATGCCGCCTCCTTCGTCGCCTTAGATTGCTGCTGCTCCCGGCCATGACCGATGTCAGGTCCCTGCAGAATAATCTTCCGCCCCAAATACACCGCCGACAACGCCAGCACACCATAAACCAAGGTAAAGCCAATCAGCGAGATCCAAATACTGGGCGCCGGCACACCGGGAGAAACCGCCTGCTCCACCCGCTGCAGTCCGTAAACGATCCAGGGCTGCCGCCCTATTTCCGTCACAAACCAGCCCGTAGAATTGGCAATATAGGGAACCGGCAGCGTCCACAAGGCTGCCCATAAAAACCAGCGCTGAGATTCAAGGCGCCCGGTAAGCAGCAATAAAACACCGAGCGCGGCAAGCAGCACCAGCCAGCCGCCGGTTAAAAACATGATATGAAAACTCCAAAACAACGGCGTCACCTGAGGAATATAATTGCCCGGCCCAAATTCAGCCGTGTATTCTGCCTGCAGATTATTAATACCCTTCACCTCGCCGGTAAAAGAATTATGTACCATGAAGCTGAGCGCTCCCGGAATACTGATTTCGCTGCTGTTCAGCCGTTTTTCTTCATCAATGGAAGCATATAGAGCCAGCGGCGCCGATGAATCCGTTTCCCACAGCGCCTCCACGGCAGCCAGTTTCATCGGCTGAACCTTAGCAATATTTTGCGCCTGTAAATGTCCTGTCCCTCCAGCCAGCACCGCCCCGAGCAGCATACAAACAACTCCCAACCGAAACGACGGCAGGAAATATTCCCGATAGCTTTCCTTTAACAAGTAATACGCACTGATCGCCGTAACAAAAACGCCGGCTGTTGTCAGCGCGGAAAAAAAAGTGTGAGAATACTGAAACGCCACATAAGGATTGGTAACAAGTGCGGTAAAATCAATCATTTCCGCCCGGCCGTTCCGCAAAACATACCCTACCGGCGACTGCATGAACGAATTGGCGACCAGAATCCAGAAAGCCGATAAATTGCTGGCCAGCGCCACGATCCAGATAGTTGCGGCGTGCAGCCGTTTCGGCAGACGCTCCCAGCCGAAGATCCACAACCCTAAAAAAGTCGACTCCAGAAAAAATGCCGTTAATGCTTCCATTGCCAAAGGAGCGCCAAAAATATCCCCCATAAAGCGGGAATATTCCGACCAGTTCATCCCGAAATGGAACTCCTGGACAATACCGGTTACCACGCCTAAGGCAAAATTAATTAAAAACAGCTTCCCCCAAAATTGAGTCATCTTTTTGTACCGTTGATTACCGGTCCGGACATAGATTGTCTCCATAATAGCCAGCAGGATGGACAAACCCAGAGTCAACGGTACAAATAAGAAATGATAGGTGGTAGTAATGCCAAATTGCCAGCGTGCCAATAACAATTCTGTCATCCGCTTACTCTCCCTTCGCGTTAATTAGTATTTTTTAGCTATGGATATTTCTTATCCATAGCTAAATTGTACTATCTACTATCTTGTTTTGTCAATTCATTTTTGGCCTGCTGTTCTTTTATCCGCATAAAAAGAAGCTTGCTGAATTTGCTGTTGACCCACAATAAAAACATCCCGCGTGACCTTTTTATCCGCAGGATGCTTTTCCTTAACTTGATATAAACGTTAAACCGTTGTCATTATAACGAATTAGAACCTAGCACAAACAGCAGCAAATAACTGATTATACCGATACTGCCAAGCATAAGAAAAGCCACCGCTAACCCCTGCCATTTGCAGGGAACCCCAAAGCAGCAGGCTTCACCCAAAA
This genomic window contains:
- the cydD gene encoding thiol reductant ABC exporter subunit CydD — encoded protein: MIDKRLLGLLRDKKNLPTVLGLGAAGGVLAVLQADFLAKIINGVFLAGMALDAVWPWLQGLLGVILLRGAVAWAAGVLSHSLAAAVQDDIRQRLVQQMFALGPVRLAAVETGKLVNLLTQGVDNLEPYFARYFPQLATAVVVPVIILTAAFPVDLSSGLLLLLSAPLIPLFMILIGKAAAGKNQRQWQTLSRLNAHFLDVVQGLTTLKLFGRSLEQIQVIARVSDRFRDTTLGVLRIAFLSGMVLELLSTMSIALVAVTVGLKLLYGRLEFVQAFFLLLLAPEFYLPIRLLGNHFHAGMAGKAAAEDIFRLLEQKADRPAGGMKALSRQQQISVVFQQVCFSYSQQELPVLRELSFRLEPGAKVALVGPNGAGKTTAAHLLLGFIQPTAGRILVNGIPLLEIRPEDWLRQVAFVPQFPYVFRGTVADNIRLGLRTAGSDEVLTAARAARAAEFIDQLPQGFDTIIGDGGLPLSGGEIQRLAFARAFLRDAPLLVLDEATTALDPQGEMDIRRSLEQLMAGRTVLMIAHRLVTIRSADRICVLENGCLTESGSHAELVSAGGRYAAMVSAGGISI
- the cydB gene encoding cytochrome d ubiquinol oxidase subunit II; protein product: MELNVLWFILITVLFVGFFFLEGFDYGVGILLPFLGKNDTERRMLIQTIGPVWDGNEVWMITAGGALFAAFPSAYATLFSGFYLALFLLLLGLIVRGAAFEFRSRDESPGWRSTWDGMIFIGSFLPALLWGVAVTNLIQGVPINDKMQYVGTFFDLLSLYTVVGGLAFLLVFTFHGSLFLTLKVEKGNLMERARKIALAVGVAAAVVFLGLVGLTYTNTGLFRNSGAAVSLLAAVLAFVFAYCFVYGRRFGLAFVLNSLSVALTTAAFFWGLFPRLMVSSLNPEWSLTIYNAASTPYTLKIMTIAALILVPVILLYQGWTYWVFRKRVTAKDLEY
- a CDS encoding cytochrome ubiquinol oxidase subunit I, whose product is MTELLLARWQFGITTTYHFLFVPLTLGLSILLAIMETIYVRTGNQRYKKMTQFWGKLFLINFALGVVTGIVQEFHFGMNWSEYSRFMGDIFGAPLAMEALTAFFLESTFLGLWIFGWERLPKRLHAATIWIVALASNLSAFWILVANSFMQSPVGYVLRNGRAEMIDFTALVTNPYVAFQYSHTFFSALTTAGVFVTAISAYYLLKESYREYFLPSFRLGVVCMLLGAVLAGGTGHLQAQNIAKVQPMKLAAVEALWETDSSAPLALYASIDEEKRLNSSEISIPGALSFMVHNSFTGEVKGINNLQAEYTAEFGPGNYIPQVTPLFWSFHIMFLTGGWLVLLAALGVLLLLTGRLESQRWFLWAALWTLPVPYIANSTGWFVTEIGRQPWIVYGLQRVEQAVSPGVPAPSIWISLIGFTLVYGVLALSAVYLGRKIILQGPDIGHGREQQQSKATKEAALWS